In Trichomycterus rosablanca isolate fTriRos1 chromosome 5, fTriRos1.hap1, whole genome shotgun sequence, the sequence ttgaaaaatgctggacgtccctggaaaagacgacgtcttgaaggcagcacatgttgctctaagatctcaatgtacttttctgcattaatgctgcatcacagagtgtaaataatcTTTAACAAGGCTGATGCCTATCATCAATGACGGTCACTGAACACAACACTAAACGAAAACGGTAACTTACAAATTTAACGTAAACATGAAAGTTGCTATGCACTTCAGCATTTGGAATGTATTTATGTACATGTAAGCAAAACACAATTTTAACCACAAACCCACTTTTCAACCCCTAAAAATGCTTTGGCAGTGGCCGCACGGTATCATGGGATACCTTGAACCACCCAAAAATATGTGGTATAACTACAGAATCCATGTTAAATCTGTCTGTATTGCCGAAGACTTTTTAAAATCCAATGGCAGACATATTCTTGgaaaaatatatttcaatatttAACGTATGTCTGCTGTATTTGTAGCATTTTTAACCATTATATTATAGACAATATTTTTGAATAGTCTGTCCCTAaaactgggtggcacggtggctcagtgggtagcactctcgcctcacagcaagaaggtcctgggtttgatccctaggtcggctggtccgggtcctttctgtgtggagtttgcatgttctcctcgtgtatgtgtgggtttactccgggtgctccagtttcctcccacagtacaaagacgtgcaagtgaggtgaattggagatactaaattgtccatgactgtgtttgatataaccttgtgtaatgagtaactaccgttcctgtcatgaatgtaaccaaagtgtaaaacatgacgttaaaatcctaataaacaaacaaaaaaacattggaTTAAATACATGTTCCAGCATTTAACGTATGTCTGCTATATCTGTAGCATTTTTAACCATTATATTATAgacaatatttttttatagtttGTCCTTAAAACTGACATCAGTAATATTATAAATTGTGTTTGTAATGACCTGTCTGTTACAATAACCACAGTTTTTTTCTAGACAGTTGTCTTCTTTTATAGATATTAGGATGTGGAGTCACAAGGAGCCTGATTTTGCGCTGCACATGCTGTGTGAACTGCAGAAGCAGCAGCAATGCAGCCTGCACTGTGATATATTACTGCAGACTGACGGTGAGACTAATGCTAACagcatgtaaataaatgttactATTTAAACCTCCTTTGAAATCCCCAGAGCAGAGATAATAAATTAGTCTAGAGGGGCTAGATGTGAACTTTTGAGTAGTCCTTCTGACAGACCAAGAATTAGAGCTCAGTGAaccaattaaaaacaacaaactgttTAAAAATCTATACAGTTGTATACATGCACTCCAAAAATGGAAGATATGCCAGCGATAATATGAATACATAATGAAAGATTTGTGGACATTTTATTGATAAAAACTTTGTTAAATAATACCGAACCCgtcggttcaaatctcagctctgccatctggctgggctgggcggctacacgaACAgcgttggctgttgttcatacagggtgggagccggacaggacctcgtaactgatgcagttacgacctctgctggctggttgacggcgcctgcacagagttgagggataatgctgattagggtgtgtttctccgtacacaaagctgatctgcatatgaattcgccttgtgcaggtgaaaagatacagttggctactgtgcatgtgtcggtctcgctctcctcaatcagcagtggggatcagcatcagtagagaggaagtgtaatgcaaataataatgcccaataagttgtattttatttagtcTCCAAGATTAATCCATTATAAAAcaagtttattgtttatttcgaTAAATATGATTGTATTCCAACTTATAAATCTTTCCATTAATCTTTCCATTATTCTACTCTTGTAGGTATCTCTATCCCAGCACATAGCTGTGTGCTGTCTGCTGTGAGCCCAGTGTTTTCTCGAGCCTTTGCCAGCTCTCCTTCCGTTCCTCTGGGGCAGAGCAGACTAGTGAGCCTGCAGACGGTTCGGGCACGTGCCCTGCTGAAGCTGGTTGGGTTTATGTATTCTGGAGAAATGGAGGGAGAGGGCTTAGATGAACAGCAGGAAGTGTTTGATGTTGCCCACATGCTAGGCTTCACGTACTTGACAGATGGAAAGAAAAAGCTGTCAGACAGGCAGCAGGAGGATATAATGACATGGCGGACGATTGGGTTGCACAGAGAACGCAGGAAGAAGGATGCCAGTGTGCAGATCCTGTCAGATAAAAagatttttatgcatttaggGACGCAGACAGGCGGTCCTGGAGCAGAAACTGATCTTGTGTCAGAGACTTTGCCTAATAAAATGAAAGTTGTGACCGGTGGATCTGACAGCATTTCTACACCTGCTGGGTTTGactgtgataataataatgtttcctCACCCTCCAACATCAGTGAAGCTTTGGTTAGGGTCCAAACCAAACATCAGCAAATCCAACCGGAGAAGAAACATGTGAAAATGCCTGATATGGTAAGCAAAACTAGTTAAACCAggattatatatacaccgatcagccataacattaaaaccacctccttgtttctaaactcactgtccattttatcagctccacttaccatatagaagcactttgtagttctacaattactgactgtagtccatctgtttctctgcatgctttgttaccccctttcatgctgttcttcaatggtcaggacccccacaggaccaccacagagcaggtattatttaggtggtggatcattttcagcactgcagtgactctgacatggtggtgatggagtgtttaaacacctcactgtcacagctggactgagaatagtccaccaaccaaatatatccagccaacagagccccagtgggcagcgtcctgtgaccactgatgaaggtctagaagatgagcgactcaaacagcagcaatagatgagcgatcgtctctgactttacatctacaaggtggaccaactaggtaggagtgtctaatagagtggacagtgagtggacacggtgtttaaaaactccagcagtgctgctgtgtctgatccacttataccagcacaacacacactaacacaccaccaccatgtcagtgtcactgtagtgctgagaatcatccaccacctaaataatacctgctctgtggtggtcctgtgggggtcctgaccattgaagaacagcatgaaagggaggtaacaaagcatgcagagaaacagatggactacagtcagtaattgtagaactacaaagtgctcctatatggtaagtggagctgataaaatggacagtgagtgtagaaacaaggaggtggttttaatgttagtcAGCTGTTGCTTACAGTGTAAGAAGCCTCTCACAACAGCTGCTCTTAGACATGGAAAATGCAGTTGATCTCAAACTCTGTGGTACATGGTTTTATTATTTAGGTTTATTCTTGGGTCGAAGACATACACAGAGTAACAGACGGGCCGGAAAAGTCAAAAAGTGGATTATAGATTGTAAAAGTCTGAAATTAAAGGCCACTGTCCAAAATAAAAGCCCCTTATCCCAAATTGGCATCTTAAAGCTTCACTGAAGTTTGCTCCCCTTCACCTGGTCCAAGTCTGGCTAAAATGAGGCTTTTACAACGGTATTTTCACAATGGCTGACCTTAATACTATCAAGTATATTTAGACTGTACTGTAAtgttgctaaaaaaaaaacaatgaattgaggtaaaacatgctagccagagctgacatttcaaactcatctgttcgaaactcggctctgccatccgacaggctgggcggctacacgagcaacgattggcttgttgttcatacagggtgggaagccggatagggacctcattactgatgcaattacgactagGGCTGCcacgattggtcgacctagtcgatgaAGTTGACACAAAAAATCCTTTACAATTTCTATGGCGTCTCCATTCATATAAGtgttcatatgattccctcagcactactcgcTGTGTGCACGATCTCAGTCGtatctggtccagtcactggtgggcggcattaagcgcagtcttaaaaaacgccgatacttaaaactggaacaaaactaaaagctggtttgttcactgtgtaaagctttgatggtaccacagcagcaccagcgCCATGTCGCTcgtctatattgttttattacgcTTCATAATcctggagatcttggaatatcgtatttattagcgagttcagttagaccgccgCGCACTTTAGCTGTGTTGGGCTCGAAGCACAAAaaacttctcatgtgaatgtgctcaccactgtgtttacaCGGCTCAGAATGTAAAGTGagtgttgagtgaatgtgtaggttagaatctgggctcattctgtcggtACTGTAcgctggacttaatgagacgtggctacatctaactattttatttctgctataagttgaagcactttgctttgtgtacggaacaccataaacacgtgctgcactctgtttaatatggagcgcttgagaatttgataatatggatataaaccctgtttacattcagttttgtgttatattattatgccgtacagtttgttgttaaaataaaagaagcttaaatgagattctgaattaaattTTTAGAAGGAAAATTAATCGTTAGATTAATCAACTAATCGATAGAAATAGTCGTTAGTGCCAGCCCTAATTATGACCTCTTCTgtctgatggcacctgcacaagagccgaggaataatgcttggtcagggtgtggctctctgtacacaaagctgatccacatatgaactcgcctcgtgcgggtgaaaagatgcagtcggctactgcacacgtgtcggagggggcgtgtgtcagtctcgctctcctcaatcaaagaggagatcagcatcagtagaaaggaagtgtaatgcattcgggtaattggatacgactagacacAATGAACAAAGATCCAACGGGAAATGGATTTTGAGGCATAATTAAGTTAATTGCTCTTAAAAGTGGCTTACTAAAGTAAAAGGAACTAAGAAACATGTACCCAAGTATTAGTTGCAGattactgtatgtatatttttgattcTGTTGGATTATTATAAAATCCTTGATTTACTTATAGCAAATCTCATGTCATAGAAAAAGAGCACTtagctttaatatttttataaacctGATGAGAGAATTGGTTAGCAAGAGATCGCTGTGTTTGTCTAGCAGGGAGGCACACAGATCTCTCTAAAGATTAAACTAAAGAGGCAAATGAGTGGGGCCTTGTGGGAGATTGTTAGTGTCCATGAGGAGAACACGACGAATGGATCAAAAGCGTGTGACTCTGCTTCAGAGAGGTGTGACGCTGACCAAAGAATGACCAACAACCACACCGAGGTCTCGGCTCTCCACAGGGTGAGTACAATCCAGCGAGTAAcgttaaatgtgtttgtgtactgCATTTTATGACAGGATATTAATTTACAGTAGATTCAGGtttaaaacaagactaaaattAGACAGATATCCTTTCTGGGTGGCTTAGATGGTATCACATCAAGTAAGATAAAATGATTAAGAAGAGaactgataaaaatgaaaacaccCTGAGAATGCCTGGTCTCGTCCCATCTCAGAAGCTAaacagggttgggctcagtcagtacctagatgggagaccatCTATTTTGGGACAGATTtatcactgttggacccttgagcaaggcccttaaccctccatgtgctctgaccccagctcccaaacacgctgggatatgcaaaaagagaattttattgtactgtacccctgtatatgtatacactcactgtccattttatcagctctacttaccatatagaagcactttgtagttctacaattactgactgtagtccatctgtttctctgcatgctttgttagctcctgtcatgctgttcttcaatggtcaggacaacagagcaggtattatttaggtggtggataattctcagcactgcagtgacactgacatggtggtggtgtgttagtgtgtgttgtgctggtatgagtgaatcagacacagcagcactgctggagtttttaaatgtcgtgtccactcactgtccactctattagacactcctacctagttggtccaccttgtagatgtaaagtcagagacgatcgctcatctattgcttctgtttgagtcggtcatcttctagaccttcatcagtggtcacaggacgctgcccacggggcgctgttggctggatatttttggttggtggatgattgtcagtccagcagtgacagtgaggtatttaaaaaccccagcagcgctgctgtgtctgatccactcataccagcacactaacacaccaccaccatgtcagtgtcactgcagtgctgagaatcatccaccacctaaataatacctgctctgtggtggtcctgttggagTCCTTaccatagaagaacagcatgaaagggggctaacaaagcatgcagagaaacagatggactacagtcagtaattgtagaactacaaagtgcttctatatggtaagtggagctgataaaatggacagtgagtgtagaaacaaagcaTGGCCAAGCAATGAAGTTCCATCTGTTAGCTTCTGGCTGACCCAAGTCTGTTCATATCTTGAAgaacgttttatttatttatttatgctttattttcTCCCGTTTCAGTCTGTTATTGTTTCCTTTTCCACTTCTGTGGTATGTAATGCAAGAAAGAGTTCACCGTAATAACAATTCAATCAGTAGCTGACTAGTCTGGTGGTGAATTTCTGGCCGTTCTGTTCACTGTGGGTCCTTCTGATATCCAGCAGAACCACTTTTTATGGTGTGGTGTCCTCAAGCTCAAACCATTCAGCCTTGAGTGGATTGAATGATCCGCAGCAGTATCACATTACAAAGTACAAAGTTTTTATTGCTAATGCATATAGTCTTGCAAACCAGACTATAAGTTATTGTGGTCTTGCCATGCCCACTTAACAGTCAAACTCATACTGATGAGTAGATGAGGTACCACCAAGAAAGAATACACtatagatacactatattgcctaaAGTATTCActtacccatccaaatcattgaattcaggtgttccaatcacttccatgaccacaggtgtataaaaccaagcacctagacatgcagactgcttctacacacactagTGAAAGAAcaggtcgctctcaggagctcagtgaattccagcgtggtaccgtgatgccacctgtgcaacaagtccagtcatgaaatttcctcgctactaaatattccacagtcgactgtcagtgctattataacaaagtgaaagcgattgggaacgacagcaacaccAAGTGGTAGGCCACATTGATCACTacaaacctccaaacttcatgtggcttcagatgagctcaagaacagtgtgtagagcttcatggaatgcgTTTCCATtggtcgagcagctgcatccaagcctcacatcaccagatgcagtggtgtaaagcacgccgccactggactctagagcagtggagacgtgttctctggagtgatgaatcacgcttctccgtctggcgatccgatggacgagtctgggtttggcagttgccaggagaacggtacctgtctgactgcattgtgcagagtgtaaagtttggtggaggggggattatggtgtgggggtgtttttcaggctcggccccttagttccagtgaaaggaactcttaatgcttcagcacaccaagagattttggacaatttcatgctcccaactttgtgggaaca encodes:
- the LOC134315315 gene encoding uncharacterized protein LOC134315315 translates to MWSHKEPDFALHMLCELQKQQQCSLHCDILLQTDGISIPAHSCVLSAVSPVFSRAFASSPSVPLGQSRLVSLQTVRARALLKLVGFMYSGEMEGEGLDEQQEVFDVAHMLGFTYLTDGKKKLSDRQQEDIMTWRTIGLHRERRKKDASVQILSDKKIFMHLGTQTGGPGAETDLVSETLPNKMKVVTGGSDSISTPAGFDCDNNNVSSPSNISEALVRVQTKHQQIQPEKKHVKMPDMGGTQISLKIKLKRQMSGALWEIVSVHEENTTNGSKACDSASERCDADQRMTNNHTEVSALHRESSTLTQTHRNCPEIHLSPSPTFTAQNLGTVTLTPPSDLTASSPFRPLSEHSFLCTPHPILLSPPLQMSPPPVSPDLAQPEESDEQIVRLLEDMDMMGLSILPSVSMERIGDLHHLSPVCSHLDQKIDACEVAVDAPNRNLSVYGDDQGINASNGNETSSGSSGQEKTGSECSAFENLDLCTTVELQNDASISSSASLAVTSPFIRQDKNHETLPKENDVWKGL